One genomic region from Antedon mediterranea chromosome 3, ecAntMedi1.1, whole genome shotgun sequence encodes:
- the LOC140044280 gene encoding tripartite motif-containing protein 2-like: protein MATSGLAKFLEDIDEKVLECQICFNRLKEPRTLTCLHSFCLGCLENWLKKTNKVSCPICSKSYQIQEGGLKKLPPNTFMNNLLETIEQFSNTDETKCICGKEGRSKTYCQECRRYLCHICSDAHKNIPACKNHKLHSVEDVRSMSVSEINAMHPPLCSVHNEPLTVFCKICNVAICIHCSMMDHKEWEGNDKHVSIYITDAFKTFKQTSTGLKREAKKCTAKLNDDLRVMTDCVKKLDENREKSLRGIDNHVKDLVTRIKESGDKLKSEVEAMYKIKRKATDVDIEDVTTTISYIITNINLLHHLGKGNEATAMFCGNDVIIALNDRITAVPKTKPDVNAEIKFVKNNQQIDSLQKNIGIVKQSRAGYLELRGAESMTLPTIDVKIIKTDECEIHANYIKATLTQPTGETIITEVKKDDNGDYTVIGRCTSAGICKVDVRVDGEQITKSPMTIKVEKEGLLNTIKIGKVVADVVKYEDDCLLVSCWDNVIYKYHQSGKYIGQVTLSEGVCVYSMFLMKNGNIAFGDCGNICITLCTMNGEVVKSYGKGELTRPRGIHVDEASRVMYVANNHNVAMFNIESGKLIKKIAQCDTPGLNYIHICDVTLTREGYILVLVVCDPNCLKLFNNEGKFIKVLVDEGDEDGKVKYPRGVVVDDNDNIIISSEDKLQLFSNSGKFIKRIDKAEDEITCPQGLCIISHNPRRVAVANYGDNTVKLLNY, encoded by the coding sequence ATGGCTACCAGTGGCCTGGCTAAATTTCTAGAAGATATTGATGAGAAGGTTCTAGAGTGCCAAATATGCTTTAATCGACTCAAAGAACCCAGAACCTTAACATGTCTTCACAGCTTCTGTCTGGGTTGTCTTGAAAACTGGTTGAAGAAAACTAACAAAGTAAGCTGTCCAATTTGCTCCAAATCTTATCAGATTCAAGAGGGCGGTCTAAAGAAATTACCACCCAACACGTTTATGAATAATTTGTTAGAAACAATTGAACAGTTTTCAAATACAGATGAGACAAAATGTATTTGTGGTAAGGAAGGTCGATCTAAAACCTACTGTCAGGAGTGCAGAAGATATTTGTGTCACATTTGTAGTGATGCTCATAAGAACATTCCAGCTTGTAAAAACCACAAGTTGCATTCAGTGGAAGATGTTCGATCTATGAGTGTAAGTGAAATCAATGCAATGCACCCGCCTCTGTGTTCTGTCCACAATGAACCTTTAACAGTGTTTTGTAAAATATGCAATGTTGCCATTTGTATACACTGTTCGATGATGGATCACAAGGAATGGGAGGGAAACGACAAACACGTGTCCATCTACATAACGGATGCGTTTAAAACGTTTAAACAAACGTCAACAGGATTGAAGAGAGAGGCAAAAAAATGTACAGCTAAATTAAATGATGATCTTAGAGTAATGACTGATTGTGTTAAGAAACTAGATGAAAACAGAGAAAAGAGTTTGAGAGGAATTGATAATCACGTCAAGGATTTGGTAACAAGAATAAAAGAAAGTGGAGACAAATTAAAAAGTGAGGTGGAGGCAATGTACAAAATCAAGAGGAAGGCGACTGATGTCGATATAGAGGATGTTACAACGACGATATCGTATATAATTACAAACATTAATTTGCTCCACCACCTTGGAAAGGGCAATGAAGCAACGGCAATGTTTTGCggtaatgacgtcatcatagCACTGAATGATAGGATTACGGCAGTACCTAAAACAAAACCGGATGTTAATGCTGAgattaaatttgttaaaaacaaTCAACAAATTGATTCATTACAGAAGAATATCGGAATTGTCAAACAATCAAGAGCAGGCTATTTAGAATTAAGAGGAGCTGAGAGTATGACATTACCAACAattgatgttaaaataataaaaactgatGAATGTGAAATACATGCAAATTACATAAAAGCTACATTGACACAACCAACAGGAGAAACTATCATCACTGAAGTAAAAAAAGATGACAACGGTGACTATACTGTGATAGGTAGATGTACAAGTGCAGGGATTTGCAAGGTTGATGTTAGAGTTGATGGTGAACAAATTACGAAGTCACCAATGACTATTAAAGTAGAGAAAGAAGGATTATTAAACACTATTAAAATAGGTAAAGTTGTTGCTGATGTAGTTAAATATGAAGACGATTGCCTACTTGTTTCATGTTGGGACAATGTCATTTACAAATACCATCAATCAGGTAAATACATTGGTCAGGTTACACTATCAGAAGGTGTGTGTGTCTACAGCATGTTCCTAATGAAAAATGGTAATATAGCATTCGGTGACTGTGGTAATATCTGCATAACACTATGCACTATGAATGGTGAGGTGGTTAAATCATATGGTAAGGGAGAGTTGACACGTCCACGTGGTATTCATGTGGATGAAGCATCACGTGTCATGTATGTAGCTAATAACCATAATGTAGCAATGTTTAACATTGAAAGCGGCAAACTGATTAAGAAAATAGCACAATGTGACACTCCAGGGTTGAACTATATACATATCTGTGATGTCACCCTTACAAGAGAGGGATATATTCTTGTACTAGTGGTCTGTGacccaaactgtttaaaactatttaataatgaGGGAAAGTTTATTAAAGTTCTTGTCGATGAGGGTGATGAAGATGGTAAGGTGAAGTACCCAAGAGGAGTAGTagttgatgataatgacaatattataatatcaagTGAGGACAAACTACAGCTATTTAGTAATAGTGGAAAGTTTATTAAAAGGATTGATAAAGCAGAAGATGAAATCACGTGTCCTCAAGGATTATGCATCATATCTCACAATCCACGTAGAGTAGCAGTGGCAAATTATGGAGACAACACAGTGAAACTATTAAATTACTAA
- the LOC140044281 gene encoding E3 ubiquitin-protein ligase TRIM56-like has protein sequence MASGGELAIGEKVLECKICFNRLNEHRTLTCLHSFCLSCLDNWLKKTNKVSCPTCSKTYQIPEGGLKKLPPNTFLKNLLETIEQFSNTDQINCICGKEGQVKTYCQNCRRYLCQECSDHHKNIPPCKNHKLHSVEDVRSLSVSEINAIHPPLCSVHNEPLTVFCKICNVAICKHCSIKDHKEWEGKDKHVTISIADAFKTFKQTSAELEKEAKQCTAKLNDDLKVMTDRVKKLDENREMSLRGLIIK, from the coding sequence ATGGCTAGCGGTGGTGAGTTGGCTATTGGTGAAAAAGTTCTAGAGTGCAAAATATGCTTTAATCGACTCAATGAACACAGAACCTTAACATGTCTTCACAGCTTCTGTCTGAGTTGTCTTGACAACTGGTTGAAGAAAACTAACAAAGTAAGCTGTCCAACTTGCTCTAAAACTTATCAGATTCCAGAGGGCGGTCTAAAAAAATTACCCCCCAATACGTTTCTGAAAAATTTGTTAGAAACAATTGAACAGTTTTCAAATACAGATCAGATAAATTGTATTTGTGGAAAGGAAGGTCAAGTTAAAACCTACTGTCAGAATTGCAGACGATATTTGTGCCAAGAGTGTAGTGACCATCATAAGAACATACCACCTtgcaaaaatcacaaattgcaTTCAGTGGAAGATGTTCGATCTTTGAGTGTAAGTGAAATCAATGCCATACATCCGCCCCTGTGTTCTGTCCACAATGAGCCTTTAACTGTGTTTTGCAAAATATGCAATGTTGCCATTTGTAAACACTGTTCGATCAAGGATCACAAGGAATGGGAAGGAAAAGACAAACACGTGACCATCAGCATAGCAGATGCGTTTAAAACGTTTAAACAAACATCAGCGGAATTGGAAAAAGAGGCAAAACAATGTACAGCTAAATTAAATGATGATCTTAAAGTAATGACTGATCGTGTTAAGAAACTAGATGAAAATAGAGAAATGAGTTTGAGAGGATTGATAATCAAGTGA
- the LOC140045185 gene encoding A disintegrin and metalloproteinase with thrombospondin motifs 9-like — protein sequence MFELKTFVLVFVVAVVYGQVEYEWRIEEYGQCSATECGYGWRFRQVTCVIVGTTQVQSEINCAGVTKPSNWQQCFAGVCGLTGIATSSPTTSPTPAVDYEWVSYDWGLCSQSCGSGFQSRIVGCTANGSPISSVFCEGLDSLGPKPEQLQDCNTDDCPSDPVVSDSGVTYDYFLGDWDVCSAECDGGLQTRQVICVGRDESYAYPAQDTDCKAVKPSTEQICNMEPCDPTIGTTSAPTRAPSTQPPVQATTEASTTQAPSTQPPVQTTTQTPTQDPNIQIRYIEGSFGECSATCGYATRSRHVLCVQTINGAHSHVDDSVCPGTKPDEIIVCEGLSSCPGESTTVTIEETTPLATPSQTTMLQITTTIAQATTLEFKQTTLYINEEATTEYVVDPSIERPTYVVGYFGECDCSIRQRTRNVACVDYRTTAVVLVADKHCAAVEEKPHATEDCETNECPPDSDNTWVAELDGDCSVTCGGGVQRFRISCTNGINGNVISENLCDADQRPSETEECANDECDDILIGSYWSIDAWEECDVTCGVGVQTRPVTCYRYVGGPTNEISTECDIDSKPHSTQECDAGRCHGFWVSSQWSECSASCGFGIQSRTVDCRWDKTDLTTIEDSRCNSSKPFTQTGCKLDDCPIDYECGKMLKGSGGNISSPLYPENYPNDVICKNVLVAESSDSGNGSYIEINFRDLQIEEETDCNFDYIEVYDMMTGIIDRICTVPDMPMKWTSQGNTVEVTFVSDASISKKGYSASWQMMQKS from the exons ATGTTTGAACTGAAGACTTTTGTACTTGTGTTTGTGGTAGCCGTGGTATATGGCCAAGTAGAATACGAATGGCGTATCGAAGAATATGGACAG TGTAGTGCAACAGAGTGTGGGTACGGATGGCGATTCCGTCAGGTTACTTGTGTGATAGTCGGGACTACGCAAGTACAAAGTGAAATAAACTGCGCAGGAGTCACAAAGCCATCtaattggcagcagtgctttgcAGGAGTATGCGGATTAACAGGAATCGCAACATCTTCACCAACCACTTCTCCTACTCCAGCAGTAGACTACGAATGGGTCTCATATGATTGGGGATTG TGTTCACAATCTTGTGGAAGTGGATTCCAGAGTCGCATTGTAGGCTGTACAGCAAACGGATCTCCGATTTCAAGTGTATTCTGTGAAGGTTTAGATAGCCTAGGACCAAAACCTGAACAACTACAAGACTGCAACACTGATGATTGTCCATCCGATCCAGTAGTATCCGATTCAGGAGTCACATACGACTACTTTTTGGGCGATTGGGATGTG TGTTCTGCAGAATGTGATGGTGGACTACAAACTAGGCAAGTCATATGTGTCGGGAGAGATGAGAGCTACGCTTACCCCGCACAAGACACTGACTGTAAGGCGGTTAAACCTAGCACAGAACAGATATGCAACATGGAACCGTGTGATCCAACCATTGGTACAACATCAGCACCAACCCGAGCACCATCAACTCAACCACCAGTCCAAGCAACAACTGAAGCTTCGACCACCCAAGCCCCATCAACTCAACCACCAGTACAAACAACCACTCAAACACCAACTCAAGATCCAAATATCCAGATAAGATACATCGAGGGATCGTTTGGTGAA TGCTCTGCTACATGTGGCTACGCTACCCGGTCACGTCATGTACTATGCGTTCAGACAATCAATGGTGCCCATTCCCACGTCGATGACAGCGTTTGCCCTGGGACCAAACCAGATGAAATTATTGTTTGTGAAGGACTTTCATCATGCCCTGGCGAATCAACGACTGTAACGATTGAAGAAACAACTCCACTTGCAACGCCATCTCAGACGACCATGTTACAAATCACAACGACAATTGCACAAGCAACTACCTtagaatttaaacaaacaacACTTTACATCAATGAGGAGGCTACAACAGAATACGTAGTTGATCCATCCATTGAAAG ACCTACTTATGTCGTTGGTTATTTCGGTGAATGTGACTGTTCAATCAGACAAAGGACTCGTAATGTCGCGTGCGTGGATTACCGCACCACCGCTGTGGTCTTGGTTGCAGATAAGCATTGCGCAGCAGTTGAAGAGAAACCACACGCAACTGAAGACTGTGAAACTAACGAATGTCCACCAGACAGTGATAATACTTGGGTTGCTGAACTAGACGGAGAC TGTTCTGTAACTTGTGGCGGAGGAGTACAGCGCTTCCGAATATCATGTACGAACGGTATAAATGGAAATGTTATATCAGAAAATCTCTGTGACGCAGACCAACGCCCATCAGAAACAGAAGAGTGCGCCAACGACGAATGTGACGA CATTCTCATAGGCTCATACTGGTCAATTGATGCCTGGGAAGAATGTGACGTAACTTGTGGAGTTGGTGTTCAAACAAGACCTGTCACGTGTTACCGGTATGTCGGAGGTCCAACTAATGAAATCAGTACAGAATGTGACATTGATAGTAAACCACACAGCACACAGGAATGTGACGCTGGACGGTGTCATGGATTCTGGGTTTCTTCTCAATGGTCGGAG tGTTCAGCATCGTGTGGGTTTGGCATACAATCGAGAACAGTAGACTGCAGGTGGGATAAGACGGACTTAACCACAATTGAAGATAGCCGATGTAATAGTAGTAAACCGTTTACACAAACTGGTTGTAAACTCGACGATTGTCCAATTGACTATG AATGTGGCAAGATGTTGAAAGGTTCAGGTGGAAACATTTCGTCACCATTGTATCCAGAAAATTATCCTAATGACGTCATTTGTAAGAATGTCTTGGTAGCAGAAAGCTCAGACTCTGGTAATGGTTCCTACATTGAAATTAACTTCCGTGACTTGCAGATTGAAGAAGAAACGGACTGCAACTTTGATTATATTGag GTTTATGATATGATGACTGGCATAATAGACAGAATTTGCACTGTACCAGACATGCCAATGAAGTGGACGTCTCAGGGAAATACGGTAGAAGTAACGTTTGTTAGCGATGCCAGCATCAGTAAGAAAGGCTACTCAGCTTCTTGGCAAATGATGCAGAAATCATAA